From the Winogradskyella forsetii genome, the window ATCCCAGAATTCCGGGCGCCTACAGTCCTGAGCAAATAGACGGTTGGAAGGAAATCGCCAAAACCATACACGAAAAGGGCGGAAAATTCTTTGTACAATTAATGCATTGCGGACGCATCTGTGCAGCAGAGAATGTGCCGAGTGGAGGAGAAGTGCTAGCGCCAAGTGCGGTATTGGCAGATGGATTGATGTTTACCGATGAAAAAGGGGAAGTACCACATGTGACACCTAGAGCAATGGCCATTTCAGATATTGAACATGCCCAGCAGGAATATGTGGATAGCGCTATGATGTTGATAGAACGTGCTGGCGTGGATGGTGTGGAATTGCATTCTGCCAACGGTTATCTTATGGATCAATTTTTGAATCCTAAGTCTAATTTGAGGTCAGATATTTATGGTGGCGATTTTAAAAATAGAGCACGCTTTGTTATTGAAACGGCCAAAAAAGTAGCGAGTGCTATTGGTGGAAACAAGTTGGGTATTCGATTTTCACCTTATGGCGCGATGAATGATGTTGAGCATAATTATGATGATCTTGTAGAACTTTATTCTTATTTGGCAAGTGAATTGCGAACCATAGGTTTAGCTTATATTCATATTGTAGATCATACCGGAACTATGGGTGCGCCAGATTTTAAAACGGATATCAAGAAAACCATTAAATTGAATTTTGAAGGCCCAGTTATTAGTGGTGGCGATGTGGATTCTAAGGAAGATGTAAAACAGGTCTTGGAAAATAGTTGCGATTTAGCGTATATTGGCAGACCTTATGTGAGTAATCCTGATTTGGTGGAAAAATTAAAAGATGGTAAAGCTTTAACTGAGCCTAATCCAGACTTATTTTATACACCAGGACCTGAAGGGTATACTGATTACTAGAAAACCAAAAACTGTTTGTAACCTATATGATAACGCGTGACCTTTAAAATTAAGCATTTACCTAAATTATTAGTCGCCTCGGCTAAATCATGGTTTAATGGCCAACCTTTTCAACGCAGTGCTATTGTGGCGTATTATGCCATTTTATCGTTGCCTGCACTCATTATCATTATCTTAAAGGTAGTGGGTAGTGTTTGGGGTGAGGACATTGTACAAGGGGAGTTGTTGGCCGAAATTTCTAATGCTATTGGTCCAGATGCGGCTGATGCCATCAGGAATATGATTGAAAATCAAAGTGGTGAACAGACTTCAGTATTTGCTACCATTATAGGTATTGGTACCTTATTGTATGGGTCCACAGGTGTGTTTTTTCAATTGCAATCCGCATTGGATGATATTTGGAATATGGAGCCGCCTTATAAAAATGATCTTGTGGCTACCTTAATGAGTCGTGTAAAAAGCTTTGGGTTTATATTAATTCTTGGTTTTTTATTGTTGACCAGTTTTGTATTGACCTCATTGCTTAGCACATTTAGTAAACAATTGAATCGTTTTTTACCCGATGATCTGTTCGATTATATATTTGTGGTGGATTTTTTAGTCTCTATAACGTTTATCTATGTGCTGTTTGCTACGATGTTTAAATTTTTGCCTTCTGCTAAAATAACATGGAAATCGGTACGGATTGGTGCAGCGTTGACGACCATTATGTTCTTGATTGGAAAATATTTGTTGGCTTGGTATTTCAATACTATGGAACCTGGCTCGACTTATGGTGCGGCAGGTTCTATTATATTGATTATGCTTTGGGTATCTTATTCGAGTTTGATTTTATTGTTTGGGGCGCATTTTACTAAGAAATATGCTGATAAGTATGTGGAGAATGATTTGATTTCTTAACGCGGTTGAGTTTCTATTTTACGTTCATTTTGTCTTGATACAAAACGAACCAAAAGATCATAACGATTTGTTAGGAAATTGCAAAGCACCATTCGCTGATAGATTAGTATTTAGAGTTCTTAATTGGATTACTTATCCATTCCTAGATTTAGTAAATTAATACTATTCATTGCTCATTATTTCTGAAAATCGTTGGTTCCGACGGTGTCGGAATTTGGGTGTTGAAGTTTGACTTATTTCTTTGCTTAGCATTGTGTTTTGCTTATATATTGCTGAAATAGATTGGTTGCTATATAAACTGAATGCTCACTTGTTTTAGGTTTGTTTGAACATCGTGTTATTAATTAGTTTGAAATGGAAGGTGGGATTCTTTAATATTCTATTTTACATAATATAAATTATAGGACAATATAGAACAATTAGCGGAATAGCGCTTTTGGGCGATATTTGACATACTATTCATATTTAATTATCCTGAGGATGATTAAATATGAATACAATAAAGACCTAGAATAAATAGACTTTATTATAAACTTCTTATATCAAAACATAACGTCATTGATTATGTACAAGCTAAT encodes:
- a CDS encoding YihY/virulence factor BrkB family protein, which codes for MTFKIKHLPKLLVASAKSWFNGQPFQRSAIVAYYAILSLPALIIIILKVVGSVWGEDIVQGELLAEISNAIGPDAADAIRNMIENQSGEQTSVFATIIGIGTLLYGSTGVFFQLQSALDDIWNMEPPYKNDLVATLMSRVKSFGFILILGFLLLTSFVLTSLLSTFSKQLNRFLPDDLFDYIFVVDFLVSITFIYVLFATMFKFLPSAKITWKSVRIGAALTTIMFLIGKYLLAWYFNTMEPGSTYGAAGSIILIMLWVSYSSLILLFGAHFTKKYADKYVENDLIS
- a CDS encoding alkene reductase, whose translation is MESIFKTDTDIFKPFKLGDIELKNKIVMAPMTRSRAIDNVPNDLMAKYYGQRASAGLIISEGTSPSVNGIGYPRIPGAYSPEQIDGWKEIAKTIHEKGGKFFVQLMHCGRICAAENVPSGGEVLAPSAVLADGLMFTDEKGEVPHVTPRAMAISDIEHAQQEYVDSAMMLIERAGVDGVELHSANGYLMDQFLNPKSNLRSDIYGGDFKNRARFVIETAKKVASAIGGNKLGIRFSPYGAMNDVEHNYDDLVELYSYLASELRTIGLAYIHIVDHTGTMGAPDFKTDIKKTIKLNFEGPVISGGDVDSKEDVKQVLENSCDLAYIGRPYVSNPDLVEKLKDGKALTEPNPDLFYTPGPEGYTDY